The sequence below is a genomic window from Ignavibacteriales bacterium.
AACTGATACACGATGCAAAGGAAGATCATTTAGTTACAGAAGGAATTTACTCTTACATCCGTCACCCGCAATATGTGGGACTGTTTCTGGTGACTCTTGGTTTCTTTATCCAGTGGCCAACCATTATCACACTGTTTATGTGGCCAATACTGATGTTTACTTATTACCGGCTTTCCAAAAGAGAGGAAAAAAATCTCGAAGAAAAATTTGGCAATAAATTTTATGAATATAAAAAGCTTGTTCCCGCATTTATTCCAACCGGGAAAAAGACTAACCGAACAAATACTGTAATTAATTGAAAGGAGATTTAAGATGCTTTGGCTTATTATAACAACTGTAGTAATTGTGGTAGGTTTCTATGTTTACTTTCTTTCAAAGAAACCAAAACCACAGCCGGTATTAACTGACCATAATCAAGCTCATAACCATAAAAACGGTCACGGCTGCTGCAGATAAAAAATAACACGGTTCAATACACCTAAAACTTGAAAGGAAGATAATATGATTATAGATGAAATTACTTATAAAGACCGAAGCGAATTCTTAAGGGGTTTTGCGACAATTATAAGAAAAAATAATTGTGGACATAATGGTGAAAGAGCCATGTTCTTAACGATTGGTAAATATTTTGGTTTCGAGAAAGAATTTTGTGAGTATGCAGCAGAGAATTTATTAGCCAACAAATATATATCAGAACATCCGGCAATATTTTCAAATAAGCCCCTCGCAGAATTTTTTATTAGTGATGTAGCTAAAATAATGCTGCACACAAATTCAATGACTGACGCTTCCAAACAATGGCTGCTGAAAACTGCAAAAGCTAATAAAATAAAATTTAATCTTTATGAATTTGATTTAAAATAGCAAAATTAATTAACTGATTATCAAACAAAATTAAAAGAGGTGTAAGATGACACACGACCCGGTTTGCGGAATGGAAATAAAAGATATTTCCAAAGCAGAAAAATTGGATTACAATGGTAAGACTTATTATTTCTGCAGCACTCTTTGTATGGTTCAATTCCAGAACAATCCTGAAAAGTATATTAAAAAAGATAATGGAGATGAGCATAAGCATCATCACCATTAAATAAGTAAACTTTAAGATATGTCGAAGCAAAAATCTATATTAGTAATTGGTGCCGGTCCGGCTGGTTTAACAGCAGCAATTTCTCTGGTTAAAAATGGCTACGATGTTAATTTATATGAACAGAATAATGATGTAGGATTAAGATTTAACGGTGATTTTCAGGGGCTGGAAAATTGGTCTGATGACGAAGATACGTTGAAAATATTACGCCGGATCGGTATCGAAATTAATTTCCTGTGTCATCCATATTCCGGTGAAGATGGATTTTTTTACGGACCTGTTTTAAAGAAAATAAAGGTAAAAACATCGCGTCCGCTTTTCTATTTAATTGAAAGAGGTTCTGACTCAAATTCGCTTGACCAGGGATTAAGAAGGCAAGCCGAAGAAGCGGGAGTAAATATTTTGTGGGGTCAGAAATTAGATTCGGTAGATAGTCAAACTGCAATAGTTGGTACAGGACCCAAAGCAGCAGATGCAATTGCAAAAGGGATGGAGTTTAAAACATCCCTCCAAAATATGTTTATCGGATTTGTAAATAATAAGATTGCACCGAAAGCATATGCTTACCTATTAGTGAACAACGGGAAAGCAACATTCGCTACTTGTATGTTTGAAGATTTTAAAAACGAAAAATTATACTATGAAAGATCGCTTAGAGTATTAAAATCTGTTATAGATATTGATGTTATTGAGCCGAAAGAGTTTGGCGGATTTGTTAATTTCTTCAATGAGCCGGTTCCATCAAAGGATAATAAAATTCTTTACGTTGGTGAGAATGCCGGATTCCAGGATGCACTTTGGGGATTCGGAATTAAGTATGCAATGCTTTCAGGTTATCTTGCTGCAAGAAGTATAATTCAGAATAAATCCTATGATGAACTTTGCAAGGCATACCTCTATCCAAAACTTCAAACTTCGCTGGCAAATAGATGGCTGTTCGCACACTTATATAATACAGGATATACCTTTATCCTTAATAAAATGAAATCAATGGATGATGTAATCCCGGCTTTAAGAAAACATTATAATACTTCAATAAGCAAAAAAATAATCTATCCTATAGCGCAAAGATGGTATAAAACAAGATTAATAGATAAACAGTGTATGCACGAACATTGCGATTGTGTCTGGTGCAGGCACGGTAAGCTTGCGCACGCTACAGAAGAAAATTGTTAGATAAAATGTGAGGTGCTAATTATGTCTGAAACCTCAAATAATAATGGTAATAAGTCACGGCGGAATTTTCTTAAATATTTTCTTGGCGGCGGTTTTACTGCATTTGCTTTTTCTGTTATGTACCCGATTGTAAAATATTTAATACCACCGAAATCTACCGAGCCTATACCAACTTCAGTTATAGCTGGGGAAGTTGGTGAATTGAATACAAACAGCGGAAAGATTTTCAGATTTGGCAATGAACCCGGTATCCTTATAAATACACCGGAAGGTGAATTAAAAGCATACACTGCAATTTGCACGCATTTAGCTTGTACTGTACAATACCGGGCAGACCTACAGCATATTTGGTGCGCCTGTCATAACGGGCATTACAACTTAAATGGAATTAATATTGCTGGTCCGCCTCCAAGACCATTAACAGAATTTAAAGTAAATATTAAAGGAGATCAGATTTACGCATCAAAAGAAAGTTAGAAAAGTCTATTGATTAAGATTAGTTGGATAAAAAGGAGATGAGAAAATGTCTGAAACATTAATATACATAATCATATTTGCAGCTATAATGTTTTTTATGCACAGGGGACACGGCGCTCACGGCGGAGGGGGAATGGGCGGCTGTGGCGGGCATTCACACGGGCAGCATAAAGGACACGGGCAGCAAAATGATGAATCACAACAAGATAGAAATGCTAAAAAAGAAAGCGAACATCAGCATCATCATTAAAGGTATATGGGTATATGGTATACGGGTATAAGGTTGAGCAAAGTAAAAAGTTATGAGTGAAATAATTTATAAATCAGTAATTCAATGTCCTTTCTGTGGTTTTGAGAAAGAAGAAATGATGCCCGTTGATGCTTGCCAGTTTTTTTATGAATGTACAAACTGTAAGAAAATTATTAGACCTAAAGTAAGTGATTGTTGTGTATTTTGTTCGTATGGCTCAGTGAAATGCCCATCCATACAGAAAAAACAGCTTGCGAAAAAATGAATTGGAGAATTAAAATGTTAATTATCAGTAACAACACATAATAATATTTAGCTATGAAAGTCCGATTCTTAATTCTTTTAAGTCCGGCTCTTGTGTACGGAATTGTATGGTCTTTTATCTACTTACTTTTTTCCGGATTTCACGGTATGACGAGAATGTTTAATGAGAAATTCATTTTCTTTACAGCAAATCTTCTGAATATTGAACTAAACTCGGTTACATCAGGTTTAATTTTCGCCTTTTTGGATGGAGCTTTATTTGGTTCACTATTCGGAATTATGCTTCTGATTATTTATAGAAAAAATTCTGATGAATAGTTTTAAATAAAAGGTGTTAACAATATGAAAGACCATAATAAATTTCAGCACACAATCTTAATGCTGCTGTTTTGTTTGCTGCCGCTGTTTGTGTTTTTCGTTTTGGCAATAAACGGTGTTGAACTAAACCCGATGCTTTTCTTTCTATTTATTGTAATCTGCTGTCTTGCAATGTTTTATTTTATGAGAGGGATGCACGCTCAAACAGAAAGAGAAATAAGGGATGAAAATCAGGATATCAGGAAAGAGGATATTAAAAGTATTATTCCCATTCCGAAAAGTTTTGGTGAAGTGTTCCGGGCAAATTATGTTGAACGAATTGATGATACTTTGATTTATACCGGCAATTTATTAACAGATGCAGATACGGCTTATCAAAAACTAAAAGAAGGTTCTGATAAGCTTGGTGTGATTTCATTACTTCAGGAAGATGATGCCGGGAACACTATTGTGCTTGTTTCCAAGAAATCATCTGCACAAACCGCAGCTCATACCGGAATGCATACAGGAAATGAATCAATTGGAGAAGCAAAACCAGCCAGACCTGCTGTAAATTTAACCTTATTTATTTTGACATTTGTAACCACAACTTATGCAGGTGCACTTCACCAGGGAATAAATCTATTGAAAGAGCCGGAAAAGTTTAATGTTGGCTTACTTTATGCAATAGCTTTGATGGTAATACTCGGTGCACACGAACTCGGACATTACTTTGCTGCTAAGCATCATAAGATGAATGTTACGCTTCCATATTTTATTCCGGTTCCTTTTGCTCTGGGAACGTTTGGTGCTTTCATTCGTTTGAAATCACCTTCAGAAAATCGTAAGGCATTATTTGATGTTGGTGTTGCCGGTCCTCTTGCCGGATTAGTTTTTGCAATTCCGGCTTTAATAATCGGGTTAAAAAGTTCAACGATAGTTCCTATGACCGATCAACAATCAATGATGGGCGGCTCTGATGTTGGTTCATCTATTTTACTCGCTCTGCTGGCAAAAATATCTGTCGGTAAAGATTTAATTAGCGGGCACACATTTCAATTTAGTCCTTTAGCATTTGCCGGCTGGCTTGGACTTTTTGTTACGGCTCTTAATTTATTGCCAATCGGACAGTTAGACGGCGGGCATATTGCTCACGCTTTATTCGGAAGAAAAAATGCAAACATAATTGGAACCGTTGCATTGTTCTCACTTTTCTTGCTTGGCTTATTTGTCTGGAGCGGATTGTTAACGTGGGCAATTATAGTTTTCTTCTTAGCAGGAATTAAAAGTGCACCACCATTAAACGATTTAACAAAGCTCGACAGTAAAAGAGTTGCTATTGGTTTAGTTGCTTTCATTATTTTATTTATGATTCTTGTGCCGGTACCGCACTCGTTTTATGAAACATTGGGAATAAATTGTCCGTATGCATAGAAGCAGTGTGAAAGCTTTCTGTATGGCGTTTATGCCGGTTTGGTCTTCGTACCAATTTATAATTTCTTTTATAAAAGATGGAGTGTTATAAAATAACATTAAAATAATTATCTAAAACTAAATGGAAACATAATGCAATATCAATTCTTAGGAATAGGATATCTGACCTGGATTACTTTTCTTCCTCTAATAGGTATGGTCGTTGTGATGCTGATTCCAAGAGGTAAGACAAATATAGTTAAATGGACTGCGCTGATAACAACAATGCTTCAACTTGTTGTTGCAGCATTTATCTGGATAAATTTCGATTCATCTCTTACAGGAATAAATGATCCGAATGGATTTCAGTATATAGAGAAAGCCAGGTGGATTGATATAGAAGGTTTTGCGTGGATAGGTAACGTAGCTATTGATTACTTCGTGGGAATTGATGGTCTTGCTTTACCAATGATTATGCTTACAGCTATTATTTCATTCATCGGAGTTATTGCTTCCTGGAACATTAATACATCAATAAAAGGATATTTTGCTCTTTACCTTATGCTCGTCACAGGAATGATGGGTGTTTTTGTAGCGCTCGACTTCTTTCTATTTTATCTTTTCTGGGAATTAACTCTGCTCCCAATGTATTTTTTAATTGGAATTTGGGGCGGTCCCAGACGTGAATATGCAGCTATAAAATTTTTCCTTTATACTTTACTCGGCTCAGTCCTTATATTACTTGTAATTATAGGTTTATATGCAAGTGTTAGAGTGCTCGATCCAGCGTCCGGGCAGAACATACATACTTTTAATATGCTTGATATGATGGATCCCCAAAATTTTGTACCTGGTTCTTTGCTTGCAGGGATTGGAACATATTGGAGATCCGTTGCCTTTATTGCATTGTTTATTGGTTTTGCTATAAAGGTTCCTGTATTTCCTTTCCACACCTGGTTACCAGATGCTCACGTTGAAGCTCCGACAGCAATAAGTGTAATTCTCGCAGGAGTTTTGTTGAAGTTAGGCGGCTATGGCTTGTTAAGGATCAGTTACTCAATCTTTCCCAATATGATGCTTAGTTATGCCTTCCCTATGGCAGTGTTAGGAATGATAAATATAATCTACGGTGCTTTCTGCGCTATGGCTCAGAAAGATTTTAAAAAGATGATTGCATACTCGAGTATAAGTCATATGGGAATAGTTCTTATTGGAATTTCCGCACTAAATTCAATGGGGGTAATCGGAGGAGTAATTCAGATGTTTAACCACGGCATTGTTACTGCTATGCTATTCTTAATAGTAGGAGTAATTTATGACAGGACACATACACGCGGTATGGATGATTTTGGCGGATTAGCTAATCAAATGCCAGTTTATACCGGAGTTACCACTATTGCTTTTTTTGCTGCAATCGGTTTACCTGGTCTTAATGTATTTGTAAGCGAACTTTTCTCATATATTGGTGCATTTCAATCGTTTCTTTGGATTGCAATTTTATCAACTACAGGAATTGTTTTAGGAGCAGCTTATATGTTGGGTGGCTTTCAGCGTATTTTCTTTGGGCAACTTCCCGATAAATGGAATTCACTGACTGATGTCGATAAAAGAGAACTTATTATGTTCGTTCCACTTATAGCAATTGTAATATTACTTGGTGTATATCCGTCAATTATTATTGATCCGATAAATTCCTCATTAAACCATTTTGTTGATTTCGTTCAAAAAGCAGGACTGGGATTACTCAGTAATTAAATGTGTGGCAAATCTTATTAATATTCTATGAAATATACTTTGAATAAAAATTTTAAACTTTTGTGAAAATGAATAATGCTTTGTGTGAAAAAAAATTAATTAAACTTATATTAACT
It includes:
- a CDS encoding Rieske 2Fe-2S domain-containing protein; the protein is MSETSNNNGNKSRRNFLKYFLGGGFTAFAFSVMYPIVKYLIPPKSTEPIPTSVIAGEVGELNTNSGKIFRFGNEPGILINTPEGELKAYTAICTHLACTVQYRADLQHIWCACHNGHYNLNGINIAGPPPRPLTEFKVNIKGDQIYASKES
- a CDS encoding DUF2933 domain-containing protein, translated to MSETLIYIIIFAAIMFFMHRGHGAHGGGGMGGCGGHSHGQHKGHGQQNDESQQDRNAKKESEHQHHH
- a CDS encoding NAD(P)/FAD-dependent oxidoreductase; translated protein: MSKQKSILVIGAGPAGLTAAISLVKNGYDVNLYEQNNDVGLRFNGDFQGLENWSDDEDTLKILRRIGIEINFLCHPYSGEDGFFYGPVLKKIKVKTSRPLFYLIERGSDSNSLDQGLRRQAEEAGVNILWGQKLDSVDSQTAIVGTGPKAADAIAKGMEFKTSLQNMFIGFVNNKIAPKAYAYLLVNNGKATFATCMFEDFKNEKLYYERSLRVLKSVIDIDVIEPKEFGGFVNFFNEPVPSKDNKILYVGENAGFQDALWGFGIKYAMLSGYLAARSIIQNKSYDELCKAYLYPKLQTSLANRWLFAHLYNTGYTFILNKMKSMDDVIPALRKHYNTSISKKIIYPIAQRWYKTRLIDKQCMHEHCDCVWCRHGKLAHATEENC
- a CDS encoding YHS domain-containing protein, producing MTHDPVCGMEIKDISKAEKLDYNGKTYYFCSTLCMVQFQNNPEKYIKKDNGDEHKHHHH
- a CDS encoding NADH-quinone oxidoreductase subunit M; the protein is MQYQFLGIGYLTWITFLPLIGMVVVMLIPRGKTNIVKWTALITTMLQLVVAAFIWINFDSSLTGINDPNGFQYIEKARWIDIEGFAWIGNVAIDYFVGIDGLALPMIMLTAIISFIGVIASWNINTSIKGYFALYLMLVTGMMGVFVALDFFLFYLFWELTLLPMYFLIGIWGGPRREYAAIKFFLYTLLGSVLILLVIIGLYASVRVLDPASGQNIHTFNMLDMMDPQNFVPGSLLAGIGTYWRSVAFIALFIGFAIKVPVFPFHTWLPDAHVEAPTAISVILAGVLLKLGGYGLLRISYSIFPNMMLSYAFPMAVLGMINIIYGAFCAMAQKDFKKMIAYSSISHMGIVLIGISALNSMGVIGGVIQMFNHGIVTAMLFLIVGVIYDRTHTRGMDDFGGLANQMPVYTGVTTIAFFAAIGLPGLNVFVSELFSYIGAFQSFLWIAILSTTGIVLGAAYMLGGFQRIFFGQLPDKWNSLTDVDKRELIMFVPLIAIVILLGVYPSIIIDPINSSLNHFVDFVQKAGLGLLSN
- a CDS encoding site-2 protease family protein; translation: MKDHNKFQHTILMLLFCLLPLFVFFVLAINGVELNPMLFFLFIVICCLAMFYFMRGMHAQTEREIRDENQDIRKEDIKSIIPIPKSFGEVFRANYVERIDDTLIYTGNLLTDADTAYQKLKEGSDKLGVISLLQEDDAGNTIVLVSKKSSAQTAAHTGMHTGNESIGEAKPARPAVNLTLFILTFVTTTYAGALHQGINLLKEPEKFNVGLLYAIALMVILGAHELGHYFAAKHHKMNVTLPYFIPVPFALGTFGAFIRLKSPSENRKALFDVGVAGPLAGLVFAIPALIIGLKSSTIVPMTDQQSMMGGSDVGSSILLALLAKISVGKDLISGHTFQFSPLAFAGWLGLFVTALNLLPIGQLDGGHIAHALFGRKNANIIGTVALFSLFLLGLFVWSGLLTWAIIVFFLAGIKSAPPLNDLTKLDSKRVAIGLVAFIILFMILVPVPHSFYETLGINCPYA